Proteins encoded by one window of Nicotiana tabacum cultivar K326 chromosome 10, ASM71507v2, whole genome shotgun sequence:
- the LOC107784518 gene encoding uncharacterized protein LOC107784518, whose amino-acid sequence MCILCSIQKWSRRVATMLPWLVIPLIGLWALSQLFPPAFRFEITSPRLACVIVLVVTLGWYEVLMPKLSAWRARRNARLRERKRFEAIEMQKLRKTATRRCRNCLTPYRDQNPGAGKFMCSYCGHISKRPILDLPVPPGLGLSNSGILKDLVGKGGKMLNGGKVWSDNRWMCGGQDWLENGNWVGGGGSFVSKSDSWSNNGGGGYFGVEHCLAEKSYSRVFTFACKALTAFFLSIMWLCRKVFRISSSRGDASMDAERRAMMDKRGDNGGNCQESRGEKARRKAEEKRLARLEKELAEEEERKQREEVARLVEERRRLRDEKMEAEKEWGKGSPSAKVRDSKKEAEKKRQEKKKDRDRGSSKSNSDAEELDKRQGKESARNKRSDGDRRQQQKNGLESIKTHNVEVVHGFKGVSSSNTNHGNVGTRYLDRMKGTFLSSSRAFTGGGFFGKSNTTPVPREQKSNTSVDPVHYASRRELFQPDRVPGKLNPIGDDRSMNRPVLIEPQPCTAPKKSWQQLFTRSSTVSSPSSNVISRPSVKPQAEIVSPPCQPPATQTFDNPISFGLPSPFTLTSFPCGPTSCSTTVPSSPGARHSQIGEGPGQLLAEELENFEDPCYVPDPVSLLGPVCESLDDFQLEVDLGFVSDTGIDNPGVVRSVKASSELTRPSPIESPISRMRVPEERHAGSFLFNNPNAQDMRTVPMNVSNNANDTGTWQMWNSSPLGQAGLSLIGSPTNWCLNTDLNTSNVPPAPPRTMASLFKNDEQLSVCHSSQTVYTGSCQNGGTLSTVLPGSAESRYPKAPFGTYSGGESQFSLKFEDAAQSEMMYGSPNATATNHPFASSPPNCWAKKDWTPQHTGEAFGSSPMARSSVGGLYSTPNVQSFWSSE is encoded by the exons ATGTGTATACTGTGTTCCATCCAAAAGTGGTCACGAAGAGTTGCAACCATGTTACCTTGGTTAGTGATTCCATTGATTGGTTTATGGGCATTATCACAGTTATTTCCACCTGCATTTAGGTTTGAAATCACATCACCAAGGTTAGCATGTGTGATTGTGCTTGTGGTTACTCTTGGCTGGTATGAGGTTTTGATGCCTAAGTTGTCTGCTTGGCGGGCAAGAAGAAATGCTAGGCTTAGGGAAAGGAAGAGGTTTGAGGCTATTGAAatgcagaaattgaggaagacCGCAACAAGGAGGTGTAGGAATTGTTTGACTCCGTATAGGGATCAGAATCCTGGTGCGGGCAAGTTCATGTGTTCATATTGTGGGCATATTTCTAAGAGACCCATTTTAGACTTGCCTGTGCCGCCAGGGTTGGGGCTTTCAAATTCGGGGATTTTGAAAGATTTGGTTGGGAAAGGTGGGAAAATGTTAAATGGTGGAAAGGTTTGGTCGGACAACAGGTGGATGTGTGGGGGGCAGGATTGGTTAGAGAATGGGAATTGGGTTGGTGGTGGTGGGTCTTTTGTTAGCAAGTCGGATTCTTGGAGCAACAATGGTGGCGGTGGATACTTTGGGGTGGAGCACTGTTTAGCAGAGAAGTCATATTCTCGTGTTTTTACTTTTGCCTGCAAGGCACTGACTGCTTTTTTCTTAAGTATCATGTGGCTCTGTAGAAAGGTTTTTAGGATTAGTTCCTCTAGAGGTGATGCTTCAATGGATGCAGAACGGAGGGCAATGATGGATAAGAGAGGTGATAATGGGGGGAATTGTCAGGAGAGTAGAGGGGAGAAAGCTAGGAGAAAAGCTGAGGAGAAGAGGTTGGCTAGGTTGGAGAAAGAGCTAGCGGAGGAGGAGGAGCGAAAGCAAAGAGAGGAGGTCGCTAGGCTGGTGGAAGAACGTAGGAGATTGCGGGATGAAAAAATGGAGGCAGAGAAAGAGTGGGGGAAGGGGTCTCCCTCTGCTAAAGTACGGGACAGTAAAAAGGAAGCCGAAAAGAAGCGgcaagagaagaagaaagatagggaCAGGGGATCTAGCAAAAGCAACTCAGATGCAGAAGAGCTGGATAAAAGACAAGGCAAGGAGAGTGCGCGAAATAAGCGAAGTGATGGTGATAGAAGGCAGCAACAAAAAAATGGGCTCGAAAGTATTAAGACACATAATGTAGAAGTTGTACACGGTTTTAAGGGTGTTTCTTCTAGCAATACTAACCATGGAAATGTTGGTACTCGGTACTTGGATCGTATGAAGGGCACTTTCTTATCATCTTCTAGAGCATTTACTGGAGGTGGTTTTTTTGGCAAGAGTAATACTACTCCAGTTCCAAGAGAGCAGAAATCTAATACTTCAGTAGACCCTGTTCATTATGCCTCTAGGAGGGAACTATTTCAGCCAGATCGGGTACCTGGAAAGCTGAATCCAATTGGAGATGACAGGAGTATGAATAGGCCT GTGCTTATTGAACCTCAACCATGTACAGCTCCTAAAAAATCTTGGCAACAACTATTCACTCGATCATCCACTGTTTCTTCCCCCTCTTCCAATGTAATCAGCAGACCAAGTGTTAAGCCCCAAGCAGAAATTGTGAGCCCTCCCTGTCAGCCTCCAGCTACTCAAACTTTCGACAACCCCATTAGCTTTGGTCTCCCATCGCCTTTCACTTTAACTTCTTTTCCTTGTGGACCCACAAGTTGTAGTACAACTGTTCCATCATCACCGGGAGCACGACATTCTCAAATTGGAGAAGGACCAGGTCAGTTATTGGCAGAAGAGTTGGAGAATTTTGAAGATCCTTGTTATGTTCCAGACCCTGTGTCATTGCTTGGTCCAGTTTGTGAGTCCCTTGATGACTTTCAACTGGAGGTGGACCTTGGCTTTGTGTCAGATACAGGAATTGACAACCCAGGTGTGGTAAGAAGTGTGAAGGCATCTTCCGAACTGACCAGGCCTTCACCAATTGAGTCTCCAATATCACGGATGCGTGTTCCAGAGGAAAGGCATGCTGGGTCTTTTCTTTTCAACAATCCTAATGCTCAGGACATGCGCACTGTGCCAATGAATGTTTCAAATAATGCAAATGATACGGGAACATGGCAGATGTGGAATAGCTCTCCGCTTGGTCAAGCTGGTCTAAGTTTGATAGGTTCTCCAACCAACTGGTGTTTGAATACAGATTTGAATACATCAAACGTGCCTCCTGCACCTCCAAGGACAATGGCTTCACTGTTTAAAAATGATGAACAACTCTCCGTCTGTCATTCTTCCCAAACAGTTTATACAGGAAGTTGCCAGAATGGTGGGACACTGAGTACTGTTTTGCCTGGTAGTGCTGAAAGCAGGTATCCAAAGGCTCCTTTTGGTACATATTCAGGAGGTGAAAGTCAATTTTCTCTCAAGTTTGAGGATGCTGCTCAAAGTGAAATGATGTATGGGAGTCCTAATGCTACTGCTACTAACCATCCATTTGCGTCGTCTCCGCCTAATTGTTGGGCCAA AAAGGACTGGACTCCGCAGCATACGGGTGAAGCTTTTGGAAGCTCACCGATGGCTAGGTCCTCTGTTGGTGGCTTATATTCCACACCAAATGTACAGTCTTTTTGGTCTtctgaataa
- the LOC107784517 gene encoding CBL-interacting protein kinase 2, producing MESKGSSVLMERYELGKLLGQGTFAKVHHARDVKTGLNVAIKMIDKEKIVKVGMIDQIKREISVMKLVRHSNIVQLYEVMASKKKIYFVMEYVKGGELFNKVAKGKLKEDVARKYFQQLISAIDFCHSRGVYHRDLKPENLLVDENGNLKISDFGLSAFAESKRQDGLLHTTCGTPAYVAPEVINRRGYDGAKADIWSCGVILYVLLAGYLPFHDSNLMEMYKKIGKAEFRCPNWFPPDARRLISKILDPNPSTRISISKIMENSWFKKGLQLKSMLKDAEPKEAALENDDAVFSVCEKTEPKPEMVKPAHLNAFDIISLSTGFDLSGLFEERNKKREVRFTSRQPAKTIISKLEDVAKRLKLKVTKKDGGLLKLEGSKEGRKGVLSIDTEIFEVTPNFHFVEVKKNSGDTIEYKKMMKKDIRPALKDIVWTWQGDEPRTLLPEEEEFDTDSPQNAL from the coding sequence ATGGAGAGTAAGGGGAGTAGTGTACTAATGGAAAGGTATGAGTTAGGGAAATTGTTAGGACAAGGTACTTTTGCTAAGGTCCATCACGCAAGAGACGTCAAGACTGGATTGAATGTGGCGATAAAGATGATTGATAAGGAGAAGATTGTGAAAGTTGGGATGATTGATCAAATCAAACGCGAAATTTCGGTCATGAAATTGGTTAGACACTCTAATATTGTGCAGCTGTATGAGGTTATGGCGAGCAAAAAGAAGATCTATTTTGTGATGGAATATGTGAAAGGCGGAGAGCTATTTAATAAGGTGGCTAAAGGGAAGTTAAAAGAAGATGTTGCAAGAAAGTATTTTCAGCAGTTGATTAGTGCTATTGATTTCTGTCATAGTAGAGGAGTTTATCACAGAGATCTGAAACCGGAGAATCTATTGGTTGACGAAAATGGAAATTTAAAGATTTCAGATTTTGGATTGAGTGCCTTTGCTGAATCTAAGAGACAAGATGGTTTGCTTCATACTACATGTGGGACACCAGCTTATGTTGCACCAGAAGTGATAAACAGAAGAGGATATGATGGTGCTAAAGCTGATATTTGGTCATGCGGGGTGATATTATATGTCCTTTTGGCTGGATATCTACCATTCCATGATTCAAATTTAATGGAGATGTACAAAAAGATTGGTAAGGCTGAGTTCAGATGTCCTAACTGGTTCCCTCCTGATGCTCGCAGGCTTATATCGAAAATATTAGATCCAAATCCAAGCACAAGAATTTCCATTTCCAAGATAATGGAGAACTCTTGGTTCAAGAAAGGCTTGCAACTGAAATCAATGCTTAAAGATGCAGAGCCAAAGGAGGCAGCACTTGAAAATGATGATGCTGTTTTTAGTGTTTGTGAGAAAACAGAGCCAAAGCCCGAAATGGTGAAGCCTGCACACTTGAATGCATTTGATATTATATCATTGTCAACTGGTTTTGACTTGTCTGGTTTGTttgaagaaagaaacaaaaagagggAAGTTAGATTTACATCAAGGCAACCGGCGAAAACAATCATCTCAAAGCTAGAGGATGTAGCTAAGCGTTTAAAGTTGAAGGTGACGAAAAAGGATGGAGGGTTATTGAAGTTAGAAGGATCtaaagaaggaagaaaaggagTGTTATCTATTGATACAGAAATCTTTGAAGTAACTCCAAATTTTCACTTTGTTGAGGTGAAGAAAAATAGTGGAGATACTATAGAGTATaagaagatgatgaagaaggatataagaCCAGCATTGAAAGATATTGTGTGGACTTGGCAAGGTGATGAGCCACGGACTCTGCTGCCAGAAGAGGAAGAATTTGACACTGATTCACCTCAGAATGCACTTTAG